In one Thermanaerovibrio velox DSM 12556 genomic region, the following are encoded:
- a CDS encoding DUF1667 domain-containing protein, whose translation MEVRKMICVSCPVGCTLSVTLEGAEVVKVEGNQCPRGETYAVAEVRNPVRVFTSTVRVEGGALPVCPVRSRRPIPLDKVFDVARELARVKLVAPVEIGQVIIADVCGTGVDIVASRSLKRKES comes from the coding sequence GTGGAGGTCCGGAAGATGATATGCGTTTCCTGTCCCGTGGGCTGCACCTTGTCCGTCACCCTTGAGGGGGCGGAGGTCGTGAAGGTGGAGGGGAACCAGTGTCCCCGGGGGGAGACCTATGCGGTGGCGGAGGTGAGGAATCCCGTGAGGGTCTTCACCTCCACGGTGAGGGTGGAGGGCGGGGCTCTCCCAGTGTGTCCGGTGAGGAGCAGGAGGCCCATACCGCTCGACAAGGTCTTTGATGTGGCCCGGGAGCTTGCCCGGGTGAAGCTTGTTGCACCGGTTGAGATAGGACAGGTTATAATTGCTGATGTATGCGGAACTGGAGTTGACATCGTGGCCAGCCGCTCACTAAAGCGAAAGGAGTCCTGA
- a CDS encoding HPr family phosphocarrier protein has translation MPSIEVVVKNPHGLHARPAALFVQKASSFPCAVKVTKKDRTVDAKSILGIMSLGIEPGETIRIEAEGEGAEEALKALQEVAEDTSV, from the coding sequence ATGCCGAGCATCGAAGTTGTGGTGAAGAACCCTCATGGGCTTCACGCCCGTCCCGCTGCCCTGTTCGTACAGAAGGCCTCGTCGTTTCCCTGTGCTGTGAAGGTGACCAAGAAGGACAGGACCGTGGACGCCAAGAGCATCCTTGGGATCATGTCCTTGGGCATAGAGCCTGGGGAGACCATAAGGATCGAGGCGGAGGGGGAGGGGGCGGAGGAGGCCCTCAAGGCCCTCCAGGAGGTGGCGGAGGACACCTCGGTGTGA
- a CDS encoding NAD(P)/FAD-dependent oxidoreductase — translation MSQCRRYDVVVVGAGIVGASIARELSRYKLRVAVLEKAHDIPSGASRANSSMVHGGFDDKPGTVKASFCAKGNRLYHQLHEELDFQLDPCGSYVCAFNGDEIGHLEMLLEQGRTNGVVGLEIITGDQLREREPNASKGIVAALWCSSAAMVNNFEAVLAFMDNAQANGVELFLGTQVTGLIKDPSGRSVMGVSSSGGDFMAPVVVNAAGVYSDELSRMAGDDSFTITPVRGEYFIFDKSVGNLVRSFFFPCPSKKGKGITVARTVDGNLLIGPNSVPQASKEDTSTTGEGLMEVFEGALKLIPSIPRNMSITTFAGLRANSDSGDFHIGPVESMRGFFNVAGIKSPGLTSAPAIAVRVVEMLKDCYGDILTFEEDPSFVPVRRHIPRFSELPMEERIRLAAGDPRYGQIVCRCETVTEAQVVEAIRRGARTVAAVKIWTRAGAGRCQGGFCGPRVVEILARELGISPEEVTRHGGHSRLLTGPTKAPWLEREGA, via the coding sequence ATGAGTCAATGCAGGAGGTACGATGTAGTGGTGGTTGGAGCCGGGATAGTTGGGGCCTCCATTGCCAGGGAGCTGTCCCGATACAAGCTTCGGGTGGCGGTCTTGGAGAAGGCTCATGATATCCCCTCCGGGGCCAGCCGGGCCAACAGCTCCATGGTGCACGGCGGTTTCGACGACAAGCCCGGCACGGTGAAGGCGTCCTTTTGTGCCAAGGGGAACCGGCTGTACCACCAGCTTCACGAGGAGCTGGACTTTCAGCTGGACCCTTGCGGGTCCTACGTGTGCGCCTTCAACGGTGATGAGATAGGTCACCTGGAGATGCTCCTCGAGCAGGGCCGCACCAACGGGGTTGTGGGGTTGGAGATAATAACCGGTGACCAGCTCAGGGAGAGGGAGCCCAACGCGTCGAAGGGCATAGTGGCGGCCCTTTGGTGTTCCTCCGCCGCGATGGTTAACAACTTCGAGGCGGTGTTGGCCTTCATGGACAACGCCCAGGCCAACGGGGTGGAGCTTTTCCTCGGCACCCAGGTGACGGGGCTCATAAAGGACCCTTCCGGCCGGTCCGTTATGGGTGTGTCCTCCAGCGGGGGGGATTTCATGGCCCCGGTGGTGGTGAACGCCGCGGGGGTGTACAGCGACGAGCTGTCCCGCATGGCGGGGGATGACAGCTTCACCATAACCCCTGTGAGGGGGGAGTACTTCATCTTCGACAAGTCCGTGGGGAACCTGGTGAGGAGTTTCTTCTTCCCCTGTCCCTCCAAGAAGGGAAAGGGCATAACGGTGGCCAGGACAGTGGACGGGAACCTGCTTATAGGTCCCAACTCGGTTCCGCAGGCTTCTAAGGAGGACACCTCCACCACCGGTGAGGGCCTTATGGAGGTCTTTGAGGGGGCCCTGAAGCTCATCCCCTCCATTCCGCGCAACATGAGCATAACCACCTTTGCGGGGCTTAGGGCCAACTCTGACAGCGGGGATTTCCACATAGGGCCTGTGGAGTCCATGCGGGGCTTCTTCAACGTGGCGGGTATAAAGTCCCCGGGGCTCACCAGCGCTCCCGCCATCGCGGTGAGGGTGGTGGAGATGCTGAAGGACTGCTACGGGGACATCTTGACCTTTGAGGAGGACCCGTCTTTCGTGCCGGTGCGCCGCCACATACCCCGGTTTTCGGAGCTGCCCATGGAGGAGCGGATAAGGCTTGCGGCGGGGGATCCTCGCTACGGCCAGATAGTATGCCGCTGCGAGACCGTCACGGAGGCCCAGGTGGTGGAGGCCATAAGGCGTGGGGCCAGGACCGTGGCGGCGGTGAAGATATGGACCAGGGCCGGGGCGGGCCGCTGTCAGGGGGGGTTCTGCGGGCCTAGGGTTGTGGAGATATTAGCCCGGGAGCTGGGCATAAGCCCTGAGGAGGTCACGCGGCACGGGGGGCACTCGAGGCTTTTGACCGGTCCTACGAAGGCCCCTTGGCTTGAGAGGGAGGGGGCTTAA
- a CDS encoding NAD(P)/FAD-dependent oxidoreductase, translated as MLKDIDVAIIGAGPAGIAAGVGAREAGAERVVVFERDWDLGGILQQCIHPGFGLHTFKEELTGPEYVHRYLERAHRAGVQFVTNTMVFHMEEDGSFWTMNPERGIEHVTPKATVLAMGCRERPLGALGIPGSRPAGIYTAGTAQRFVNMEGYMPGKRVVVLGSGDIGLIMVRRMILEGAKVEGVFELMSWPGGLRRNIAQCLDDYGVPFYLDHTVTKVHGKDRLEAVTVAQVDQCKRPIPGTERTIECDTLLLAVGLIPENELSRMAGVEIHPMTGGPRVNQFLQTSKPNVFAAGNVVVVYDLVDWVSAEGVRAGENAARYALGRLGAPERAFQVVPGKGVRLLSPQVVGDQEDSTVFLRVSEPVERRCRIVTKPHVGATNLRYARPGEMNEVVLRAKALRELPLDVTTVEVSVEEVR; from the coding sequence ATGCTCAAGGACATAGACGTGGCCATAATAGGCGCCGGCCCTGCGGGGATAGCCGCCGGTGTGGGGGCCAGGGAAGCGGGGGCCGAGCGGGTGGTGGTCTTCGAGAGGGATTGGGACCTTGGTGGTATTCTTCAGCAGTGCATTCACCCGGGCTTTGGGCTTCACACGTTTAAGGAGGAGCTAACCGGTCCTGAGTACGTGCATCGGTATCTTGAGAGGGCCCATCGGGCGGGGGTTCAGTTCGTGACCAACACCATGGTGTTCCACATGGAGGAGGACGGGTCCTTCTGGACCATGAACCCGGAGCGGGGGATAGAGCACGTGACTCCTAAGGCCACGGTTTTGGCCATGGGATGCCGGGAGCGTCCCCTTGGGGCCCTTGGGATACCCGGCTCCAGGCCCGCGGGGATCTACACCGCCGGCACCGCCCAGCGTTTTGTGAACATGGAGGGCTACATGCCGGGCAAGCGCGTGGTGGTGCTGGGATCTGGTGACATAGGGCTGATAATGGTGCGCCGGATGATCCTTGAGGGGGCTAAGGTGGAGGGGGTCTTCGAGCTCATGTCCTGGCCCGGGGGGCTTAGGCGGAACATAGCCCAGTGCTTGGACGATTACGGGGTTCCCTTCTACCTGGACCATACGGTCACGAAGGTGCACGGCAAGGACCGGCTTGAGGCGGTTACGGTGGCCCAGGTGGACCAGTGTAAGCGTCCCATACCTGGCACCGAGCGGACCATAGAGTGCGACACGCTGCTTTTGGCGGTGGGGCTCATACCGGAGAACGAGCTGTCCCGCATGGCGGGGGTGGAGATACACCCCATGACCGGGGGTCCCAGGGTTAACCAGTTCCTTCAGACCTCCAAGCCAAACGTGTTCGCCGCGGGCAACGTGGTGGTGGTTTACGACCTGGTGGACTGGGTGAGCGCCGAGGGTGTGAGGGCCGGGGAGAACGCCGCCCGGTACGCCCTGGGCCGTCTTGGGGCCCCCGAGAGGGCGTTCCAGGTGGTGCCGGGCAAGGGTGTTAGGCTGCTATCCCCCCAGGTGGTAGGGGATCAGGAGGACTCCACGGTGTTTCTTAGGGTGAGTGAGCCGGTGGAGCGGCGCTGCCGGATAGTCACGAAGCCCCACGTGGGGGCCACCAACTTGAGGTACGCCAGGCCCGGGGAGATGAACGAGGTGGTGCTGCGGGCCAAGGCCCTTAGGGAGCTGCCTTTGGACGTCACGACCGTAGAGGTTTCTGTGGAGGAGGTGCGCTGA